In one window of Brassica rapa cultivar Chiifu-401-42 chromosome A07, CAAS_Brap_v3.01, whole genome shotgun sequence DNA:
- the LOC103828440 gene encoding kinesin-like protein KIN-7K, chloroplastic isoform X1, producing the protein MIEDHYNSTRLKRLWMACKEDTNASAQESLTREDSEICKTELESRRFQVDSLEAELLDVKACLEFGSEEDARKELGVLSGRVRTTATLLRYLRSKATVLAIPDLSQMVLKDGGGSSSCEDTLSEARSHCGGSLGVEDGAYTSEMLQSIEMVTNVLEFLVKRVSVAESETAVQKEMVLLGEEELSKKTVQIEKLAVKLQEMERFAHGTNSVLSEMRERIEELVEETMRQREKAVENEEELCRVKREFESLKSYVSTFTNVRETLLSSERQFKTIEELFERLVSKTTQLEGEKAQKEVEVQKLMEENVKLTALLDKKEAQLLALNEQCKVMALSASNI; encoded by the exons ATGATTGAAGATCATTATAATTCAACtcg TTTGAAGAGACTGTGGATGGCTTGTAAAGAGGACACTAATGCATCTGCGCAAGAGTCTTTAACCCGGGAAGACTCTGAGATATGTAAGACTGAATTGGAATCTCGTCGGTTTCAGGTAGATAGTTTAGAAGCTGAGCTTTTGGATGTCAAGGCTTGCCTTGAGTTCGGTTCAGAGGAAGACGCCAGGAAGGAGTTAGGTGTTCTTTCTGGTAGGGTGAGAACGACTGCGACATTGTTGCGGTACTTGAGATCAAAAGCTACAGTCTTGGCCATTCCTGATCTATCTCAGATGGTACTTAAAGACGGTGGTGGTTCATCTTCCTGTGAAGATACATTGTCTGAAGCTAGAAGTCACTGTGGTGGCTCCTTGGGTGTAGAGGATGGAGCTTATACTAGTGAGATGCTCCAGTCCATAGAGATGGTTACTAACGTGCTTGAGTTTCTTGTTAAGAGAGTTTCAGTAGCGGAATCTGAGACTGCTGTGCAAAAGGAGATGGTACTCTTGGGAGAGGAAGAGCTTAGTAAGAAGACGGTCCAAATCGAGAAGCTGGCTGTAAAGTTACAAGAGATGGAGCGGTTTGCCCACGGGACGAATAGTGTTCTGAGCGAGATGAGGGAAAGGATTGAGGAGCTAGTTGAAGAGACGATGAGACAGAGGGAGAAAGCTGTGGAGAATGAAGAGGAGCTGTGTCGTGTGAAGAGAGAGTTCGAGTCTCTTAAAAGCTATGTCAGCACTTTCACCAATGTCAGGGAAACGCTTCTTTCGTCTGAGAGACAGTTCAAAACCATCGAAGAGCTCTTTGAACG GTTGGTGAGTAAGACGACACAACTAGAGGGGGAGAAGGCGCAGAAGGAGGTTGAAGTTCAGAAACTGATGGAAGAGAATGTGAAGTTGACGGCACTTCTTGACAAGAAAGAAGCTCAGCTTTTAGCTTTGAATGAACAATGCAAAGTTATGGCTTTAAGTGCATCAAACATCTGA
- the LOC103828438 gene encoding protein SMALL AUXIN UP-REGULATED RNA 10, whose protein sequence is MAIKRSTQAASIKQILKRCSSLGKKKNVNGCYYNQEDDSFPQDVPKGHFPVYVGPDRSRYIVPISWLGNSEFQTLLRLAEEEFGFEHNMGLIIPCDEVFFKSLISMFR, encoded by the coding sequence atggCCATAAAGAGGTCAACTCAAGCAGCATCGATCAAGCAAATCCTAAAGAGGTGCTCAAGTctagggaagaagaagaacgtCAACGGTTGCTACTATAATCAAGAAGATGATAGTTTTCCACAAGACGTGCCAAAAGGTCATTTTCCGGTTTACGTTGGACCGGACCGAAGTCGGTACATCGTTCCCATCTCGTGGCTCGGAAACTCTGAGTTTCAAACGTTGCTCCGACTAGCCGAGGAAGAGTTTGGTTTTGAACACAATATGGGTCTAATCATACCCTGTGATGAAGTGTTCTTCAAGTCTCTCATCTCCATGTTCAGATAA
- the LOC103828445 gene encoding cathepsin B-like protease 2 isoform X2, whose product MAEHHHRIRVYLASAILLLAVINTGIAAENLSQQKLTSRILQNEIVKEVNENPNAGWTAAFNDRFANSTVAEFKRLLGVKPTPKNEFLGVPVVSHDISLKLTKEFDARTAWSQCSSIGRILGFGLRFTVWEMIGWSPECARYPADRDTSEGSVLHWKQRRSGEVLGLSESVYTKHEPF is encoded by the exons ATGGCTGAACATCATCATCGCATCAGAGTCTACTTAGCCTCTGCTATCTTACTTTTAGCGGTTATTAATACG gGAATTGCAGCAGAGAATCTTTCTCAGCAGAAGCTAACTTCCCGAATTCTTcag AATGAGATTGTGAAGGAAGTCAATGAGAATCCAAACGCTGGATGGACAGCTGCTTTCAATGATCGCTTTGCTAACTCCACC GTTGCAGAGTTTAAGCGCCTCCTCGGTGTTAAACCAACACCTAAGAACGAATTCTTAGGCGTACCTGTTGTAAGCCATGACATCTCTCTCAAGCTTACTAAAGAATTTGACGCTAGAACTGCTTGGTCTCAGTGCTCCAGTATTGGAAGGATCCTAG ggtttgggttaagGTTTACGGTTTGGGAAATGATCGGATGGTCACCAGAGTGTGCTAGATATCCAGCCGATCGAG ATACATCAGAGGGTTCAGTTTTACATTGGAAGCaaagaagaagtggagaagtaCTTGGCTTGAGTGAGTCAGTGTACACCAAACATGAGCCCTTTTAG
- the LOC103828445 gene encoding cathepsin B-like protease 2 isoform X1 has product MAEHHHRIRVYLASAILLLAVINTGIAAENLSQQKLTSRILQNEIVKEVNENPNAGWTAAFNDRFANSTVAEFKRLLGVKPTPKNEFLGVPVVSHDISLKLTKEFDARTAWSQCSSIGRILDAIGFGLRFTVWEMIGWSPECARYPADRDTSEGSVLHWKQRRSGEVLGLSESVYTKHEPF; this is encoded by the exons ATGGCTGAACATCATCATCGCATCAGAGTCTACTTAGCCTCTGCTATCTTACTTTTAGCGGTTATTAATACG gGAATTGCAGCAGAGAATCTTTCTCAGCAGAAGCTAACTTCCCGAATTCTTcag AATGAGATTGTGAAGGAAGTCAATGAGAATCCAAACGCTGGATGGACAGCTGCTTTCAATGATCGCTTTGCTAACTCCACC GTTGCAGAGTTTAAGCGCCTCCTCGGTGTTAAACCAACACCTAAGAACGAATTCTTAGGCGTACCTGTTGTAAGCCATGACATCTCTCTCAAGCTTACTAAAGAATTTGACGCTAGAACTGCTTGGTCTCAGTGCTCCAGTATTGGAAGGATCCTAG ATGCtatagggtttgggttaagGTTTACGGTTTGGGAAATGATCGGATGGTCACCAGAGTGTGCTAGATATCCAGCCGATCGAG ATACATCAGAGGGTTCAGTTTTACATTGGAAGCaaagaagaagtggagaagtaCTTGGCTTGAGTGAGTCAGTGTACACCAAACATGAGCCCTTTTAG
- the LOC117126590 gene encoding uncharacterized protein LOC117126590 produces MASNGKAPPPLRSRPPPDPPPFTIPPIPFESLTLTEPPEPPDPPDATFTFVLQVLDLESPASTMVLGTTSGVAPGVSRSRELSSTSTVRSTLPLCTSFSDLSLQSSCVEVSIFSAFELVSLGHVSCSDLENLVLSMAIQVQGLEYQLELYLSNSAIRALLVSLQDIRVDMSVLVLLLAVLKPPSLQYAALRSLEDWTLDVDILVVVCFVDTAVLNVYNSDAFHRLASEFRVHLVQNLLSVSVYGVHLAHRWSQSQGKAKEANRVPFFHQD; encoded by the coding sequence ATGGCTTCAAACGGTAAAGCTCCTCCTCCGCTGCGGTCACGACCTCCACCAGATCCACCACCATTCACGATTCCTCCGATACCGTTTGAATCTCTCACTCTCACAGAGCCACCAGAGCCGCCAGACCCTCCAGATGCGACCTTCACCTTCGTTCTTCAAGTCTTAGATCTGGAATCCCCTGCCTCAACCATGGTGTTGGGTACCACGAGTGGTGTTGCTCCTGGTGTATCCAGGAGTAGAGAACTCTCTTCCACTTCCACCGTACGTTCAACTCTTCCTTTATGTACCTCCTTCTCCGACCTCTCTCTCCAGTCGTCTTGTGTAGAGGTTTCAATCTTCTCAGCCTTTGAACTTGTGAGCTTGGGTCATGTTTCATGTTCTGATTTGGAAAATTTAGTGTTGTCCATGGCCATCCAAGTTCAAGGATTAGAATATCAATTAGAGCTTTATTTGTCAAACTCAGCCATAAGGGCCTTGTTGGTTTCTCTGCAAGATATTCGTGTGGACATGAGTGTATTGGTACTGTTGCTAGCTGTTCTCAAGCCTCCCTCTCTCCAGTACGCAGCATTGCGAAGTCTTGAGGACTGGACTTTGGATGTTGATATATTGGTAGTGGTTTGTTTTGTGGATACAGCCGTGCTCAATGTTTACAACTCAGATGCATTCCACCGTCTAGCTTCAGAGTTCAGGGTTCACCTAGTCCAAAACTTACTTTCAGTGTCAGTTTACGGGGTTCACCTAGCCCATAGATGGTCTCAATCGCAAGGAAAAGCCAAGGAAGCAAACAGAGTACCTTTTTTCCATCAAGATTAG
- the LOC103828440 gene encoding kinesin-like protein KIN-7K, chloroplastic isoform X2, which yields MACKEDTNASAQESLTREDSEICKTELESRRFQVDSLEAELLDVKACLEFGSEEDARKELGVLSGRVRTTATLLRYLRSKATVLAIPDLSQMVLKDGGGSSSCEDTLSEARSHCGGSLGVEDGAYTSEMLQSIEMVTNVLEFLVKRVSVAESETAVQKEMVLLGEEELSKKTVQIEKLAVKLQEMERFAHGTNSVLSEMRERIEELVEETMRQREKAVENEEELCRVKREFESLKSYVSTFTNVRETLLSSERQFKTIEELFERLVSKTTQLEGEKAQKEVEVQKLMEENVKLTALLDKKEAQLLALNEQCKVMALSASNI from the exons ATGGCTTGTAAAGAGGACACTAATGCATCTGCGCAAGAGTCTTTAACCCGGGAAGACTCTGAGATATGTAAGACTGAATTGGAATCTCGTCGGTTTCAGGTAGATAGTTTAGAAGCTGAGCTTTTGGATGTCAAGGCTTGCCTTGAGTTCGGTTCAGAGGAAGACGCCAGGAAGGAGTTAGGTGTTCTTTCTGGTAGGGTGAGAACGACTGCGACATTGTTGCGGTACTTGAGATCAAAAGCTACAGTCTTGGCCATTCCTGATCTATCTCAGATGGTACTTAAAGACGGTGGTGGTTCATCTTCCTGTGAAGATACATTGTCTGAAGCTAGAAGTCACTGTGGTGGCTCCTTGGGTGTAGAGGATGGAGCTTATACTAGTGAGATGCTCCAGTCCATAGAGATGGTTACTAACGTGCTTGAGTTTCTTGTTAAGAGAGTTTCAGTAGCGGAATCTGAGACTGCTGTGCAAAAGGAGATGGTACTCTTGGGAGAGGAAGAGCTTAGTAAGAAGACGGTCCAAATCGAGAAGCTGGCTGTAAAGTTACAAGAGATGGAGCGGTTTGCCCACGGGACGAATAGTGTTCTGAGCGAGATGAGGGAAAGGATTGAGGAGCTAGTTGAAGAGACGATGAGACAGAGGGAGAAAGCTGTGGAGAATGAAGAGGAGCTGTGTCGTGTGAAGAGAGAGTTCGAGTCTCTTAAAAGCTATGTCAGCACTTTCACCAATGTCAGGGAAACGCTTCTTTCGTCTGAGAGACAGTTCAAAACCATCGAAGAGCTCTTTGAACG GTTGGTGAGTAAGACGACACAACTAGAGGGGGAGAAGGCGCAGAAGGAGGTTGAAGTTCAGAAACTGATGGAAGAGAATGTGAAGTTGACGGCACTTCTTGACAAGAAAGAAGCTCAGCTTTTAGCTTTGAATGAACAATGCAAAGTTATGGCTTTAAGTGCATCAAACATCTGA
- the LOC103828439 gene encoding transcription initiation factor TFIID subunit 14 isoform X1, which produces MEDSHVERFSASTPKPRVGIDGGDDNKNWRRRVNGVEVSVPIVCGSIAFFRGKKAKEYRTHNWTVYVRGATNEDLGAVIRKVIFHLHPSFKSPTRVVDSPPFTLSECGWGEFKIDITIFFHADACERKLELSHLLKLNPEIYSGPQSPNVPVVTESYNEIVFPDPFECFLSRVINHPAVHVPKLPEGFNLPPPVAGDAGDESYYKMKKGDTKDHPLSHWFSKFSEADELFKLTATRQKVQADIAELKRQLVMVDVQPEQF; this is translated from the exons ATGGAGGATTCTCATGTCGAGAGGTTCTCTGCTTCTACGCCGAAGCCACGCGTTGGCATTGATGGTGGCGATGATAATAAG AATTGGAGAAGAAGGGTCAATGGTGTTGAAGTCTCTGTACCTATTGTGTGTGGATCGATCGCGTTTTTCCGCGGCAAGAAAGCAAAAGA ATACCGAACACATAACTGGACTGTCTACGTACGTGGAGCTACAAACGAGGATCTCGGTGCGGTCATAAGGAAGGTCATCTTCCATTTGCATCCAAGTTTCAAGAGCCCTACTCGAGTTGTCGACTCGCCTCCTTTCACATTGTCTGAGTGTGGCTGGGGAGAGTTCAAAATCGATATCACCATCTTCTTCCACGCTGATGCCTGTGAAAGGAAGCTAGAGCT GTCTCACTTGTTGAAGCTGAACCCGGAGATCTACAGTGGTCCTCAGTCTCCTAACGTACCTGTTGTCACTGAGTCTTACAATGAGATTGTCTTCCCTGACCCTTTTGAGTGTTTCCTCTCCCGTGTGATTAATCACCCGGCTGTTCACGTCCCTAAGCTCCCAGAGGGATTCAACCTGCCTCCTCCAG TTGCAGGAGACGCTGGTGATGAAAGTTACTATAAGATGAAGAAAGGAGACACCAAAGATCATCCCCTTAGCCATTGGTTTTCGAAGTTCTCAGAAGCAGATGAGCTTTTCAAACTTACGGCTACTCGTCAGAAG GTACAAGCTGATATTGCAGAGCTAAAAAGACAGTTGGTCATGGTAGATGTGCAACCTGAACAGTTTTAG
- the LOC103828460 gene encoding uncharacterized protein LOC103828460, with translation MSSLLLSRLSRLRLRKPPALGVRHLGGARLLSETPLCHIYGVEHCGEDQVKGNIGRLMITDFSGPSCWTRVLEKTVPMEMMTETGTMGASHGWVLTWRDGCPYLADDLNPGASSAFSGITLPHFETLAHCQTKLVTNVAMSSSSPRDDCILAVKFAGPQLSLCRPAGKNNKWVNIKIENPGFSSSRVIYSKMDNKFAMVASGGRSIGYWNPVDETFKVETCSVVLPELLESEWEELDSCCKTQELVESRSTKEMFMIKRFRKRNNEEGGGGRMEEHKMWVFELQSSHWRYTQDIGDLCIFLSKSEPFCLKASSHQKCKNSIYFLDKTERGIFTIADKCKTSNFSNFAAPYFIPPQSYLNASRSNPSCTFLF, from the exons ATGAGTTCTCTGCTTCTCAGCCGTCTCTCGAGGCTCCGTCTGAGGAAACCACCTGCGCTAGGAGTT AGACACCTGGGTGGCGCTCGGTTATTGTCCGAAACCCCTCTATGTCACATCTACGGCGTTGAACATTGTGGAGAGGATCAGGTTAAAGGGAATATCGGTAGACTCATGATCACAGATTTTTCTGGGCCTAGTTGTTGGACCAGGGTTTTGGAAAAGACGGTGCCCATGGAGATGATGACAGAAACGGGAACGATGGGAGCATCTCATGGCTGGGTATTGACTTGGAGAGACGGCTGCCCGTATCTTGCAGATGATCTCAACCCGGGAGCGTCTTCAGCTTTCAGTGGAATCACACTGCCTCATTTCGAAACTCTTGCTCATTGCCAAACAAAACTGGTAACCAACGTGGCCATGTCATCCTCCTCTCCTCGTGACGACTGCATTTTGGCCGTCAAGTTCGCTGGACCTCAGCTCAGCCTATGCAGGCCGGCTGGGAAGAATAACAAGTGGGTCAACATCAAAATCGAAAACCCCGGCTTCTCCTCCTCCCGAGTCATCTATTCAAAGATGGATAACAAGTTCGCCATGGTGGCTTCTGGGGGCAGAAGCATAGGATACTGGAATCCTGTTGATGAAACGTTTAAGGTGGAGACGTGTAGCGTTGTCCTTCCTGAGTTGTTGGAGTCAGAATGGGAAGAATTAGACTCGTGTTGCAAGACCCAAGAGTTGGTGGAGTCGAGATCGACGAAAGAAATGTTTATGATTAAGCGGTTCAGAAAGAGAAATAACGAGGAGGGTGGTGGTGGGAGGATGGAAGAGCATAAAATGTGGGTGTTCGAGCTACAATCTTCACATTGGCGTTACACTCAAGACATTGGTGATCTCTGCATTTTCCTCTCAAAGTCTGAGCCTTTCTGTCTCAAGGCTAGCTCCCACCAGAAATGCAAAAACTCCATCTATTTCTTAGACAAAACCGAACGTGGAATATTCACTATCGCTGATAAGTGTAAGACTAGTAACTTCTCCAATTTCGCTGCCCCTTACTTCATTCCACCTCAATCTTACCTCAACGCTAGTCGTAGCAATCCATCTTgtacgtttttattttaa
- the LOC103828443 gene encoding uncharacterized protein LOC103828443 — protein sequence MKTLHFLAPSSAKPTIIINPKQQSYGAITQTQFVLRRQERRSLSINCSNSGNNNSSEEKVSQPLDGVEIRFKRGSRRRMREEGSGEGQNGKKAEKTVQKTWEEMTLNEKALELYVGEKGLLFWLNKLAYASIYIVIGGWILFRFVGPALNLYQLDTPPLDPKNILKG from the coding sequence atgaaaactcttCACTTCTTAGCTCCCAGTTCAGCTAAACCAACTATCATCATCAATCCGAAGCAACAATCTTACGGAGCAATAACGCAGACCCAGTTCGTGTTGCGTCGTCAAGAAAGACGATCTCTCTCGATAAACTGCTCAAACAGTGGCAACAACAACAGCAGTGAAGAGAAGGTCTCTCAGCCGTTGGATGGAGTGGAGATAAGGTTCAAACGAGGGTCAAGAAGGAGAATGAGGGAAGAAGGTTCAGGTGAAGGGCAAAACGGGAAGAAAGCTGAGAAAACTGTTCAGAAGACATGGGAAGAGATGACACTGAATGAGAAAGCGTTGGAGCTTTATGTTGGAGAGAAAGGTTTGTTGTTTTGGCTGAACAAATTGGCTTATGCGTCAATCTACATTGTGATTGGTGGTTGGATTCTTTTCCGGTTCGTTGGACCGGCTTTGAATCTTTATCAGCTTGATACACCTCCTCTTGATCCTAAAAACATCTTGAAGGGCTAA
- the LOC103828439 gene encoding transcription initiation factor TFIID subunit 14 isoform X2 codes for MEDSHVERFSASTPKPRVGIDGGDDNKNWRRRVNGVEVSVPIVCGSIAFFRGKKAKEYRTHNWTVYVRGATNEDLGAVIRKVIFHLHPSFKSPTRVVDSPPFTLSECGWGEFKIDITIFFHADACERKLELSHLLKLNPEIYSGPQSPNVPVVTESYNEIVFPDPFECFLSRVINHPAVHVPKLPEGFNLPPPGDAGDESYYKMKKGDTKDHPLSHWFSKFSEADELFKLTATRQKVQADIAELKRQLVMVDVQPEQF; via the exons ATGGAGGATTCTCATGTCGAGAGGTTCTCTGCTTCTACGCCGAAGCCACGCGTTGGCATTGATGGTGGCGATGATAATAAG AATTGGAGAAGAAGGGTCAATGGTGTTGAAGTCTCTGTACCTATTGTGTGTGGATCGATCGCGTTTTTCCGCGGCAAGAAAGCAAAAGA ATACCGAACACATAACTGGACTGTCTACGTACGTGGAGCTACAAACGAGGATCTCGGTGCGGTCATAAGGAAGGTCATCTTCCATTTGCATCCAAGTTTCAAGAGCCCTACTCGAGTTGTCGACTCGCCTCCTTTCACATTGTCTGAGTGTGGCTGGGGAGAGTTCAAAATCGATATCACCATCTTCTTCCACGCTGATGCCTGTGAAAGGAAGCTAGAGCT GTCTCACTTGTTGAAGCTGAACCCGGAGATCTACAGTGGTCCTCAGTCTCCTAACGTACCTGTTGTCACTGAGTCTTACAATGAGATTGTCTTCCCTGACCCTTTTGAGTGTTTCCTCTCCCGTGTGATTAATCACCCGGCTGTTCACGTCCCTAAGCTCCCAGAGGGATTCAACCTGCCTCCTCCAG GAGACGCTGGTGATGAAAGTTACTATAAGATGAAGAAAGGAGACACCAAAGATCATCCCCTTAGCCATTGGTTTTCGAAGTTCTCAGAAGCAGATGAGCTTTTCAAACTTACGGCTACTCGTCAGAAG GTACAAGCTGATATTGCAGAGCTAAAAAGACAGTTGGTCATGGTAGATGTGCAACCTGAACAGTTTTAG
- the LOC103828444 gene encoding uncharacterized protein LOC103828444, whose protein sequence is MGDGREGDWECLGCNNRNYAFRSFCNRCKQPRLFMDNNTSQNSKWLPRIGDWICTGCTNNNYASREKCKKCGQPKEVAASLQSHLSYFALGPDPVDQLGSLLPFSNQALALKEWRSGDWICTCGFHNYSSRIQCKKCNETAPLAFGTKRLASEVLAHEWDSKRLNQGYTSMQQQSSFPGISSGSFSNWQLPLLFQQQQLTPALLGKGAKQWRDGDWMCTNCKNHNYASRSECNRCKTKRDIIEQAITPAQS, encoded by the exons ATGGGAGATGGAAGAGAAGGAGATTGGGAGTGTTTAGGTTGCAATAACAGGAACTACGCGTTTCGATCATTCTGCAACAGATGCAAGCAGCCTCGTCTTTTCATGGACAACAATACCTCTCAGAACTCCAAGTGGCTTCCTCGTATCGGTGATTGGATCTGCACTG GTTGCACTAACAACAATTATGCATCACGAGAAAAGTGTAAGAAGTGCGGACAACCAAAGGAAGTAGCAGCTTCTCTTCAGAGTCATCTCAGTTACTTCGCCCTTGGACCTGATCCAGTCGACCAACTTGGTTCTTTACTCCCTTTCTCTAATCAAGCTTTGGCTCTTAAAGAGTGGAGGAGCGGTGACTGGATCTGCACATGTGGGTTTCACAATTATTCCTCTCGTATACAG TGCAAAAAGTGCAATGAAACAGCTCCACTAG CATTTGGAACGAAGAGATTAGCATCAGAAGTTTTGGCTCATGAATGGGATAGCAAAAGATTGAACCAAGGATAT ACAAGCATGCAACAACAGTCATCGTTTCCTGGTATAAGCTCAGGCAGTTTCTCAAACTGGCAACTTCCTCTCCTGTTTCAACAGCAACAGTTAACACCTGCTTTACTTGGAAAGGG AGCAAAACAATGGCGTGATGGAGACTGGATGTGCACAAACTGCAAGAATCACAATTATGCATCTCGATCAGAGTGCAATAG GTGCAAGACTAAACGAGATATCATTGAGCAAGCCATAACTCCGGCACAATCTTGA